A genome region from Mycolicibacterium litorale includes the following:
- a CDS encoding lysylphosphatidylglycerol synthase transmembrane domain-containing protein — protein MRVDGREIAVSGSLLLPLTRRTNDILRLVLATILLAVVITSSFITRYEWSALEQSISEIVGVLTPTQSNLVYLAYGVSILALPFVILVGLILVRQWRLLGAFAAAGLVAILSLSITGNGIAAPRWHLDLSERLDTLLSQILDDPRWIAMLAAVLTVSGPWVPARWRRWWWALLLAFVPIHLVVSAVVPARSLLGLSVGFFVGALVVLVVGTPALEVPLTDAVRALSRRGFDVTALTVVRPAGRGPLLMTADTVGPSCATVHMYGPNQRSGGALRQVWRKLRLRSSETAPLQASLRRAVEHRALMGIAIGELGLANTSAVVAATLARGWALFAHDEVRGEPLDGTTPPHLVWVALRRLHDSVISHGDLRPAEITVDGSAVLFGGFGHAEYGATDAQLQTDIAQLLMTTAQLNGAERAVAAAIEAFGADAVLVASRRLTKHAVSSRFWNGMPDAKAVAAATREEVMRQTGTDSISPENITRFTRTQIIQLVLIGALVYVAYPFLTAVPTFSNELRNVNMWWALLGLAVSALKYLGAAAALWACADGLVTFRHLALMQIANTFAATTTPAGVGGLALSTRFLQKGGLGAVRATTAVALQQSVQVVTHITLLIVFSAVAGASANLSRFVPSTTLLYLIGGVLLGLVGVFLVVPQLRRWLLTTVRPRLVEVLNDFRDLAAQPSRLALIVLGCAATTLGAALALWASIEAFGGDTSFVTVTVVTMVGGTLASAAPTPGGVGAVEAALIGGLAAFGVAAAVAVPAVLLYRVLTCWLPVFIGWQVMRWLARREMI, from the coding sequence ATGCGAGTCGACGGGCGGGAGATCGCCGTATCGGGCAGTCTGCTGCTGCCTCTGACCCGTCGTACCAACGACATTTTGCGGCTGGTGCTGGCGACGATCCTGCTGGCCGTCGTGATCACCAGCTCGTTCATCACCCGCTACGAGTGGAGCGCGCTCGAGCAGTCGATCTCCGAGATCGTCGGTGTGCTCACACCCACGCAGTCCAACCTGGTGTACCTCGCCTACGGCGTCTCGATCCTGGCGCTGCCGTTCGTGATACTCGTCGGGCTGATCCTGGTGCGGCAGTGGCGGCTACTCGGCGCGTTCGCCGCGGCCGGGCTGGTCGCGATCCTCTCGCTGTCGATCACCGGCAATGGAATCGCCGCGCCGCGTTGGCATCTCGACCTGTCCGAGCGCCTGGACACGCTGCTGTCACAGATCCTCGACGATCCGCGGTGGATCGCGATGCTCGCCGCGGTGCTGACCGTGTCGGGGCCGTGGGTGCCTGCCCGGTGGCGGCGGTGGTGGTGGGCGCTGCTGCTGGCGTTCGTGCCGATCCACCTGGTGGTCAGCGCCGTCGTCCCGGCCCGCTCGCTGCTCGGCCTGTCGGTGGGGTTCTTCGTCGGGGCACTGGTCGTGCTGGTGGTCGGCACTCCCGCGCTGGAGGTGCCGCTGACCGACGCCGTGCGCGCGCTCTCGCGACGCGGGTTCGACGTGACCGCGCTGACAGTGGTGCGGCCCGCCGGCCGTGGACCACTGCTGATGACCGCCGACACCGTGGGCCCCAGCTGCGCGACGGTGCACATGTACGGGCCCAACCAGCGCAGCGGCGGTGCGCTGCGGCAGGTCTGGCGCAAGCTGCGGTTGCGGTCGAGTGAGACAGCGCCGCTGCAGGCGTCGCTGCGGCGCGCGGTGGAGCACCGGGCGCTGATGGGCATCGCGATCGGTGAACTGGGGCTGGCCAACACGTCGGCGGTGGTGGCCGCGACGCTGGCGCGCGGCTGGGCGCTGTTCGCGCACGACGAGGTGCGTGGCGAACCGCTCGACGGGACCACACCGCCGCATCTCGTGTGGGTGGCGCTGCGCCGGCTGCACGACTCCGTCATCTCCCACGGCGACCTGCGTCCCGCGGAGATCACCGTCGACGGCAGTGCGGTGCTGTTCGGCGGGTTCGGGCACGCCGAGTACGGCGCGACGGACGCGCAGCTGCAGACCGACATCGCGCAGCTGCTCATGACGACCGCACAGCTCAACGGCGCCGAGCGGGCCGTCGCCGCGGCGATCGAGGCGTTCGGCGCCGACGCTGTGCTCGTCGCGTCGCGCCGCCTCACCAAACACGCGGTGTCGTCGCGGTTCTGGAACGGGATGCCGGATGCCAAGGCCGTCGCGGCGGCCACCCGCGAGGAGGTCATGCGCCAGACCGGCACCGATTCGATCAGCCCGGAGAACATCACGCGGTTCACCCGCACGCAGATCATCCAGCTGGTGCTCATCGGCGCGCTGGTCTACGTCGCCTATCCGTTCCTCACCGCGGTGCCGACGTTCTCCAACGAGCTGCGCAACGTGAACATGTGGTGGGCGCTGCTCGGGCTGGCGGTGTCGGCGCTGAAGTATCTCGGCGCCGCGGCGGCGCTGTGGGCGTGCGCGGACGGGCTGGTGACGTTCCGGCATCTGGCGCTCATGCAGATCGCCAACACGTTCGCCGCGACCACGACCCCGGCCGGGGTGGGCGGGCTGGCGTTGAGCACGCGGTTCCTGCAGAAGGGCGGGCTCGGCGCGGTGCGCGCCACGACGGCGGTGGCGTTGCAGCAGTCGGTGCAGGTGGTCACGCACATCACGCTGCTGATCGTGTTCAGCGCGGTGGCCGGTGCGTCGGCGAACCTGTCGCGCTTCGTGCCGTCGACCACACTGCTGTACCTGATCGGCGGGGTGCTGCTCGGTCTGGTGGGGGTGTTCCTCGTGGTGCCGCAGCTGCGCCGCTGGCTGCTGACGACGGTGCGGCCGCGGCTGGTCGAGGTACTCAACGACTTCCGCGACCTGGCCGCCCAGCCGTCCCGGTTGGCGCTGATCGTATTGGGTTGCGCGGCAACGACCTTGGGTGCGGCGCTGGCGCTGTGGGCGAGTATCGAGGCGTTCGGCGGCGATACGTCGTTCGTGACGGTGACCGTGGTGACGATGGTGGGCGGGACACTCGCGTCGGCCGCGCCGACCCCCGGTGGTGTGGGCGCGGTGGAGGCGGCGCTGATCGGCGGTCTGGCGGCGTTCGGGGTGGCCGCCGCGGTGGCGGTGCCCGCGGTGCTGCTCTACCGGGTGCTGACGTGCTGGCTGCCGGTGTTCATCGGCTGGCAGGTGATGCGCTGGCTGGCGCGCCGGGAGATGATCTAG
- a CDS encoding LLM class flavin-dependent oxidoreductase: MTRVIRFNAFDMNCVAHQSPGLWKHPEDQSWRYKDLHYWTELAKLLERGRFDGLFIADVLGTYDVYGASDEAAIRQAAQVPVNDPLLLVSAMAYVTNDLGFGVTTGTGFEHPYPFARRLSTLDHLTGGRIGWNVVTGYLPAAARNMGQTDQPAHDARYDHADEYLEVLYKLWEGSWEDDAVIRDRERGVFTDPAKVHHIGHDGTHFTVPGIHLSEPSPQRTPVIYQAGSSPRGVRFAAENAEAIFTAAPTKALLRETVTTIRRELEIAGRDPYAVKIFNLSTVITADTDEEAHAKHAEYLSYGDAEGALTFMSGWMGVDLARFGLDEPVGNVNSNAILSAVAAFQSADPDGREWAVRDIAEWGKIGGMGPRIVGSGVTVADTIQEWVDETDVDGFNLAYAVTPGSFADFIEHVVPVLTARGAYQSSYAPGTLRNKLLGRGDRLPEEHRGARYRVGGPASTIIDRPSTVPSSAASVASQPTRGR; encoded by the coding sequence GTGACTCGTGTGATCCGCTTCAACGCCTTCGACATGAACTGCGTCGCCCACCAGTCCCCCGGGCTGTGGAAGCACCCCGAGGACCAGTCCTGGCGCTACAAGGACCTGCACTACTGGACCGAACTGGCCAAGCTGCTCGAACGCGGCCGCTTCGACGGCCTGTTCATCGCCGACGTACTGGGCACCTACGACGTCTACGGCGCCAGCGACGAGGCCGCGATCCGCCAGGCCGCCCAGGTCCCCGTCAACGATCCGCTGCTGCTGGTGTCCGCGATGGCCTACGTCACCAACGACCTCGGTTTCGGCGTCACCACCGGCACCGGCTTCGAGCACCCCTATCCGTTCGCCCGTCGGCTGTCGACCCTCGACCACCTCACAGGGGGCCGCATCGGCTGGAACGTCGTCACCGGCTACCTGCCCGCCGCCGCGCGCAACATGGGCCAGACCGACCAGCCTGCCCACGACGCCCGCTACGACCACGCCGACGAGTACCTCGAGGTGCTGTACAAGCTGTGGGAAGGCTCCTGGGAGGACGACGCCGTCATCCGCGACCGCGAGCGCGGGGTGTTCACCGACCCGGCCAAGGTGCATCACATCGGCCACGACGGCACGCACTTCACCGTGCCGGGCATCCACCTGTCCGAGCCGTCGCCGCAGCGGACCCCGGTGATCTACCAGGCCGGCTCCAGCCCCCGCGGTGTGCGGTTCGCCGCGGAGAACGCCGAGGCCATCTTCACCGCCGCCCCCACGAAAGCCCTACTGCGCGAGACGGTCACGACGATCCGCCGTGAACTCGAGATCGCCGGACGCGACCCGTATGCGGTGAAGATCTTCAATCTGTCGACGGTGATCACCGCCGATACCGACGAGGAAGCGCACGCCAAGCACGCCGAGTACCTGTCCTACGGCGACGCCGAGGGCGCGCTGACGTTCATGTCCGGATGGATGGGCGTCGACCTCGCCCGCTTCGGACTCGACGAACCCGTCGGCAATGTGAACTCGAACGCGATCCTGTCGGCGGTCGCGGCGTTCCAGTCCGCCGACCCCGACGGCCGCGAATGGGCGGTCCGCGACATCGCCGAGTGGGGCAAGATCGGCGGCATGGGCCCGCGCATCGTGGGATCGGGAGTGACCGTTGCCGACACGATCCAGGAGTGGGTCGACGAGACCGACGTCGACGGGTTCAACCTCGCCTACGCCGTCACGCCGGGGTCGTTCGCCGACTTCATCGAGCACGTCGTGCCGGTGCTGACCGCCCGCGGCGCCTACCAGTCGTCGTATGCGCCGGGCACGCTGCGCAACAAGCTGCTCGGCCGCGGCGACCGGCTGCCCGAGGAGCATCGCGGCGCCCGTTACCGTGTCGGCGGGCCCGCCTCCACCATCATCGACCGGCCCTCGACCGTGCCGTCCTCGGCGGCGTCGGTGGCATCGCAGCCGACCCGCGGGCGTTAG